AGTTGTTGATTTCTTTACCAGCTGTCATGTTTAAAACAACTTTTTCGATTCTTGGAACTTCCATTGATGATTTGTATTGGTATTTTTCTTTTAAAGCAGGTACTGCTTTTTCTAAATAAACGTTTTTGAGCATATTAAATTTCCTTTTCAGTCTTTCTAGCAACTCTTACTTTGTTACCTTTATCATCAAATTTGAATCCAATTTTTGATCTTTGAGCAGCTTTGTCTTTTGAAGCTTTCTTAACTAAGAAAGCGATGTTTGATACGTGGATTGGAGCTTCTTTTTCTGTAATTGAACCATCTTGGTTTTGTTGTGTAGGCTTGTTGTGT
The nucleotide sequence above comes from Mycoplasma sp. Pen4. Encoded proteins:
- the rplX gene encoding 50S ribosomal protein L24 encodes the protein MNKIKFKKNDEVIVIAGKEKGRIGTIERVLRKENRVIVKDLNIIKKHNKPTQQNQDGSITEKEAPIHVSNIAFLVKKASKDKAAQRSKIGFKFDDKGNKVRVARKTEKEI